The proteins below come from a single Candidatus Woesearchaeota archaeon genomic window:
- a CDS encoding cytosolic protein: MECKQEQNKEDCSCSYEPCSRKGVCCECISYHLGSRELPACCFPNDTEKSYDRSFEKFAELVNDKKL, from the coding sequence ATGGAATGCAAACAAGAGCAGAATAAGGAAGATTGCAGCTGTTCTTATGAGCCCTGCTCAAGAAAGGGGGTTTGTTGTGAATGCATAAGCTATCACCTGGGCTCAAGGGAGCTTCCTGCATGCTGTTTTCCTAATGATACTGAGAAGAGCTACGACAGGAGCTTTGAGAAATTTGCTGAACTGGTCAATGATAAGAAACTTTAA
- a CDS encoding flavin reductase family protein, which produces MGIYNPRNTIIVTCRDKGFDDAVTLSWHSPASHKPFLYSIFLAGKRKSYKMIKNSSEFCVNFITKEQEKLALFCGTKSGHNADKFREGGIEKEECSDIDCPRIKDCSAYLECKVVDIIEVGDHFMAVGRVVKEVEGNNKKRLFQSNITGNYTFTTTS; this is translated from the coding sequence ATGGGAATATACAACCCGAGAAATACAATAATTGTAACCTGCAGGGATAAGGGATTTGATGATGCTGTGACTCTTTCCTGGCACAGCCCCGCGAGCCACAAGCCTTTCCTTTATTCAATTTTTCTCGCAGGAAAGAGAAAAAGCTATAAGATGATAAAGAACAGCAGTGAATTCTGCGTGAATTTCATTACAAAGGAGCAGGAAAAGCTGGCATTGTTCTGCGGCACAAAATCGGGCCATAATGCCGATAAGTTCAGGGAAGGGGGTATAGAAAAAGAGGAATGCTCAGATATCGACTGCCCCAGGATAAAAGACTGCTCTGCTTATCTTGAGTGCAAGGTTGTCGATATAATCGAGGTCGGGGACCATTTTATGGCAGTCGGCAGGGTTGTCAAGGAAGTTGAGGGCAACAATAAGAAAAGACTGTTCCAAAGCAACATTACGGGAAATTATACTTTTACTACAACAAGTTAA
- a CDS encoding potassium transporter TrkA, with protein sequence MLALLSFIIVILFSLIVVKIGAIALEATGLSKEISQFQSQSAFSGVGFTTQESETLMGHPLRRKILRFLMLMGSAGLTSAVATLILTFMNTSGVVEIYGFQTSSLVFNITTIIVVLLILFLISRTETFDHIFRRILHKPLHLIKSKIALYDYEKMLGLSKGHSILSFDVFKNHWMANKKVKHLKMEKEGVTILGIFRNIHGHEEYVGVPSGDFKIEPRDKVVVYAREPAIANLVIREKGQKGKVARQEAERRYSKMNIINRLDEEKMAKAKK encoded by the coding sequence ATGCTGGCATTATTATCGTTTATAATAGTTATACTGTTTTCGCTGATTGTCGTAAAGATAGGGGCTATTGCACTTGAAGCTACGGGGCTTTCCAAAGAGATATCACAGTTCCAGTCGCAGTCAGCCTTTTCCGGGGTTGGCTTTACTACACAGGAAAGCGAAACCCTGATGGGGCATCCGTTAAGAAGGAAGATTCTCCGCTTCCTTATGCTGATGGGAAGCGCTGGCCTTACATCTGCTGTAGCTACCTTAATCTTGACATTTATGAATACTTCCGGAGTTGTTGAGATATACGGCTTTCAGACGTCTTCTCTTGTTTTTAACATAACTACCATAATAGTTGTGCTGCTGATACTATTCCTGATATCAAGGACAGAGACCTTTGACCATATATTCAGAAGAATACTGCATAAGCCCCTGCATCTGATAAAATCAAAGATAGCACTTTATGATTATGAAAAAATGCTCGGATTGTCCAAAGGCCACAGTATCTTGTCTTTTGATGTTTTTAAGAACCATTGGATGGCTAACAAGAAAGTCAAGCATTTGAAGATGGAGAAAGAGGGCGTGACCATATTAGGCATATTCAGGAACATACATGGCCATGAGGAATATGTGGGTGTACCGAGCGGTGATTTTAAGATTGAGCCTAGGGATAAGGTTGTTGTCTATGCGCGTGAGCCGGCTATCGCCAATCTTGTTATCAGGGAGAAAGGGCAGAAAGGAAAGGTTGCAAGGCAGGAAGCTGAGAGAAGGTATTCCAAAATGAACATAATAAACAGGCTTGATGAAGAAAAGATGGCTAAGGCAAAAAAATGA
- a CDS encoding anaerobic ribonucleoside-triphosphate reductase activating protein translates to MAIIKGIQKTSMVDYPGRIAAVLFTSGCNMRCPFCQNPDLVLDNRDIPELNTEKILDFLRQRRKWLDGVCITGGEPLLYPDIIELIRKIKGINLMVKLDTNGLNPGLLKKITSMGLADYVAMDIKSDRQHYKEASGTDLDISKIEESIEIIKNSAIDYEFRSTIVPDFFDEEIVENIGKWINGAKRYCLQQFRSNLPLLDKSFEGKEPYKKEILEKFRRILGKYADEVMIRA, encoded by the coding sequence ATGGCTATAATCAAAGGAATCCAAAAAACAAGCATGGTTGATTATCCGGGCAGGATTGCGGCAGTCTTATTCACTTCCGGCTGCAACATGAGATGCCCTTTCTGCCAGAACCCTGACCTTGTTCTGGATAACAGGGATATTCCTGAACTGAACACTGAAAAAATTCTTGATTTCCTGAGGCAGAGAAGAAAATGGCTTGATGGTGTGTGCATTACAGGGGGCGAGCCGCTGCTTTATCCTGATATTATCGAGCTTATCAGGAAGATAAAGGGCATTAACCTTATGGTTAAGCTGGACACAAACGGGCTTAATCCCGGATTACTGAAAAAAATCACCAGCATGGGCCTGGCTGATTATGTTGCCATGGACATAAAGTCGGATAGGCAGCATTATAAGGAAGCAAGCGGAACAGACCTGGATATCTCCAAGATAGAGGAGAGCATTGAAATTATAAAGAATTCTGCTATAGACTATGAGTTCAGGAGCACAATCGTCCCCGATTTTTTTGACGAGGAAATAGTTGAAAACATAGGCAAATGGATCAATGGGGCAAAGAGATACTGCCTTCAGCAGTTCAGAAGCAACCTTCCATTATTGGACAAGAGCTTTGAGGGAAAGGAGCCTTATAAGAAAGAAATTCTTGAGAAATTCAGGCGGATTCTTGGGAAATATGCTGATGAAGTAATGATTAGGGCATGA